In Candidatus Binatia bacterium, the genomic window TACACCGCCGCAGGTTGCAGCGGCAGCGCGACGGTGAACTGGCTTCCCACCCCACATTGGCTGCGGACCATGACCGTTCCGCCGTGCTGTTCGATGATCGCCTTGGTGATGGCCAGTCCCAAGCCCAGGCCACGTGACCCGAACTCGAAGCGACCGGAGGTGTGCAGGTGGATGTCGCCGCACGCGGCCGAGAGCGGCTCGAATACCTGATCGAGCAGACCGGCATCGATGCCGATGCCCGTGTCGGTGACGCTGATTTCTACCGCGCCAGGGGTGGCGACGGCGGCGACCGTGACGGAGCCGCCGTCGGGCGTGAATCTCACCGCGTTGGAGATGAGGTTGAACAAGGCCCGCTCAAGCCACACGCGATCAGCGGTCATGGTGGGCAACGCGGTGGGTACCTCGAACCGCAAGGCGAGTTTCCGGGCGCCGATGAGTGTCTGGAAGGTGGCCTGCAAGCTGTCGAGCACGGGGCGGAGATCTACGGACGCTCGGTGCAACTTCAGGGTCCCGGAGCCCCAGCGTGCCGCCGTGGTCATTTGCGCCAGGCCGCGCGCCAACCAGTGAGCATTGCGGCTGGCGGTGTCCAACCACGGGCGTGCCGCTGCTGGCAGATCGGTATCGGACACCAGCGCGAGTGCGTTCGACAAGAGATGCAATGGGGTGCCCAATTCGTGGCTGGCGATGGCAAGCAGGCGCCCCTTCTGGTCGGCCTCGCGGCGCACCCGCTGGTAGGCCTGTTCGAGTTCGCGAATCAGCCGCCGCCGATCGGCCTCGGCCTCGTAGCGCTCGAGTCCACGCCGAACCACCAAGCGTAGCTCGTGCGGCTCCCAGGGCTTGGTCAGATAGTAATACACATGCCCGGTGTTGATGGCTGCAACCAGGGTGTCGACGCCGATGTCGCCCGTGAGTAGCACGCGAACGATGTCCGGATACTGCGTCGCCGTGCGTGCGAGCAACTCGGTGCCGGTCATTTCGGGCATGCGCTGGTCGACGATCATCAATGCAACCGGCTCCGCTGCCAGCGCCGCTAGTCCCTGCGTCGCGCTCGTGGCGCTGACGATGCGGTGCTCATCCTGCAGCGCACGCGCGATGGCGCGCACGCTGGCCGGTTCATCGTCGATGACTAGGAGGGTATAGGCTGCCATAGCTGCAGCTCAATACCGCAAAATAGGCATAACCCAGGTTGGGTTGCAACGAACGTGACTTGACGGCCTGGTGAGGGCTCGACGCCTGGATGCCGCCAGGCTGCGGCGGGCTCACGGCAAAAGGTGACTGTCAAAACGTTCCCACCGTACGTTCAGTTGACCAACTGAGCCGTGGCCGGTATCGTTGGAGCGAACAACCATGGCCAATTCGCGATCTCGTCCGCGCCGTGCTGTTGCGTTCGGGCGTACGGTCCGCAACCTGGTCCTGTTCCTTCTCTTGGTGGTCCTGCTGTCCGGTGCGGTGGCGCTGGGGCTGGTCTACTGGGAGCTGACCACCAACCTTCCGTCGGTAGAGAAGCTCTCCCAGTACCGTCCGCCGATTGCGACCCAGGTGCTGGCGGACGATGGCACCGTGGTCGGCGAGTTCTACTTCGAGAAGCGGTATCTTCTGCCGATCCAGCGTATCCCCGCACTGGTCCGCAATGCGTTCATCGCTGCCGAAGACGACACCTTCTACCAGCATGGCGGCATCAATCCGCTGAGCATCGTGCGAGCCCTCGTCAATGACGTGATTGCCGGCGGGAAAGTCCAGGGCGGCAGTACCATCACCCAACAAGTCGTCAAGTCGCTGTTGCTGACGCCGCAGAAAAGTTACGAGCGCAAGTTGAAGGAGATGTTGCTGGCCACGCGTCTGGAGCGCCAGCTGAGCAAGGACGAGATTCTCGGGCTCTATCTCAACCATATCTATCTCGGTAGCGGCGCTTACGGTGTGGCCGCCGCGGCGGCGGAATATTTCGGCAAGACCGTCGACGAGTTGACCCTGGCCGAGGCCGCCTTGCTTGCTGGCCTCCCGCAAGCGCCCAGCCGCTATTCGCCGTTCAACCACTGGCCGCGGGCGAAAGCCCGCCAGCGCTACGTGTTGGAGCGGATGGCCGAGGTCGGCTTCGTCACGTCGGCACAGGCCGTAGCTGCCGCACGTGAGCCGCTGGCGCTGGCATCGCGGAAAGGCAGCTACATCGCGGCGCCGTACTACGTCGAGCACGTTCGTCGCCTCCTGGAGCAGAAATATGGCGAGACGGCACTGTATGCGCTCGGGCTGCGGGTGCAGACCGGCCTCAATCTGCGCATGCAGGCGGCAGCGGAGGCCGCTCTCCGCGAAGGTCTGAACAACCTGGCGGCGCGCGAGCATTACAACGGGGCGGTGCGGCACCTCACGCCCGTGCAAAAGGATGCGTTCCTCCACAATCAGCGCGACGCGATGGCGGGGCACGCGTTGGAGCGCGGGCAGACCTATGAGGCCCTGGTCACCGGCAGCGCGCACGGTGCCACGCGCGTGCAGGTCGGACCGTTTCACGGCTCGCTGCAGGCTGCGGCACAGCGCGATGGCACGCGCGCGGAGACCTACCGCCCCGGCGACGTGGTGCGTGTGCGGCTGGCGCCGTCGACCGGCAACGACAGTACCTACGAGTTTGTTCGCGATCACGAACCGCCGGTGCAAGGCGCCTTCGTTGCGCTCGATCCGGGCAGCGGTGCGGTGAAGGTGCTGATTGGCGGCTATGATTTCGACAGCAGCCAGTTCAACCGCGCCGTGCAAGGATTGCGGCAGCCGGGTTCGGCTTTCAAACCGCTGATTTATGCCGCCGCCCTCGATCGGAACTTCACCCCGGCTTCGATCATCGTCGACGAACCGATTTCGTTCCAGGACCACAACGCCGTATGGATGCCGCACAACTACGAAGAGAAGTACTTCGGGCCGACGACCTTGCGGGAAGCGCTGACCTTTTCACGCAACGTCGTTACGGTGAAACTCGCCACCCGCGTGGGCGTCAAGCCCCTGGTCAAGTACATTCGGCACCTCGGCATCCACAGCCCGCTGGCACCCAACCTGTCGTTGGCCCTCGGTTCGTCCGAAGTGAACCTGCTGGACTTGGCGGCGGCGTATGGTGTCTTCGCCAATCAGGGGCAGCGTGCCGAGCCGCGCTTCATCATCCGCGTTACGGACAGCCAAGGCAGCATCATGGATGAGAACGTTCCACAAACCGAGCAGGTCATTTCGCCCGAGACGGCC contains:
- a CDS encoding hybrid sensor histidine kinase/response regulator; amino-acid sequence: MAAYTLLVIDDEPASVRAIARALQDEHRIVSATSATQGLAALAAEPVALMIVDQRMPEMTGTELLARTATQYPDIVRVLLTGDIGVDTLVAAINTGHVYYYLTKPWEPHELRLVVRRGLERYEAEADRRRLIRELEQAYQRVRREADQKGRLLAIASHELGTPLHLLSNALALVSDTDLPAAARPWLDTASRNAHWLARGLAQMTTAARWGSGTLKLHRASVDLRPVLDSLQATFQTLIGARKLALRFEVPTALPTMTADRVWLERALFNLISNAVRFTPDGGSVTVAAVATPGAVEISVTDTGIGIDAGLLDQVFEPLSAACGDIHLHTSGRFEFGSRGLGLGLAITKAIIEQHGGTVMVRSQCGVGSQFTVALPLQPAAV
- a CDS encoding PBP1A family penicillin-binding protein: MANSRSRPRRAVAFGRTVRNLVLFLLLVVLLSGAVALGLVYWELTTNLPSVEKLSQYRPPIATQVLADDGTVVGEFYFEKRYLLPIQRIPALVRNAFIAAEDDTFYQHGGINPLSIVRALVNDVIAGGKVQGGSTITQQVVKSLLLTPQKSYERKLKEMLLATRLERQLSKDEILGLYLNHIYLGSGAYGVAAAAAEYFGKTVDELTLAEAALLAGLPQAPSRYSPFNHWPRAKARQRYVLERMAEVGFVTSAQAVAAAREPLALASRKGSYIAAPYYVEHVRRLLEQKYGETALYALGLRVQTGLNLRMQAAAEAALREGLNNLAAREHYNGAVRHLTPVQKDAFLHNQRDAMAGHALERGQTYEALVTGSAHGATRVQVGPFHGSLQAAAQRDGTRAETYRPGDVVRVRLAPSTGNDSTYEFVRDHEPPVQGAFVALDPGSGAVKVLIGGYDFDSSQFNRAVQGLRQPGSAFKPLIYAAALDRNFTPASIIVDEPISFQDHNAVWMPHNYEEKYFGPTTLREALTFSRNVVTVKLATRVGVKPLVKYIRHLGIHSPLAPNLSLALGSSEVNLLDLAAAYGVFANQGQRAEPRFIIRVTDSQGSIMDENVPQTEQVISPETAYLITSMLQSVIDHGTGRKAKALGRPAAGKTGTTNDIDDAWFIGYTPQLLAGLWIGFDEKRSLGKGETGGQVAAPIWERFMERALENEPILDFPVPAGISFVLINPRTGQRLVPGSGGILECFRRGTEPPVAAVQPAKAAPEPDRDLFRSLD